GCCGGGCCGCGGCGCGCGCCACGTCTTCGAACTCGGGCTTGGCGCGCTCGCCCCCGCCGGGCAGGGCCGAGCGCTTCACGCGGACCTCTTCGCCGCGCCACGTCACGGTTTCGGTGCGCCGTGGCAGCGTCTCGCGGCGCACGTTCCAGAAGCGCACCCCGATGGACGAGCCCGCCTGGAACATCGCGGCGCGCACCGCCTCCAGCTTCGCGGGCGCCGTCACGGCCTCCACGCGCACGCCGGGGCGGCCCTTCTTCATCAGCAGCGGCGTGGCCGTGCAGTCCGCCGCGCCGGCGGCCAGCACCGCGTCCACCAGCGGCGGCACGTACTCCGGCGAAAGGTCGTCCACGTCGCACTGCACCACCACCATCGCCTCGCCCTGCCCCTCGCCGTCCTCGATCACGATGACGCGCAGGCAGTTGGGCCGGTCCTGCGGGTCGCGCGTGCCCGCGCCGAAGCCGTCTGCCAGCGGGGTGAACACGGCGGGCGGCTCCGCGCCGCCGGTGAGCGCCTGGATCAGCGCGGCTCCGGTGGGCGTGGTGCACTCGCCCTCGAAGCCCGGGTCGCGCACGGGAACGCCGCCCAGCAGCTTGAGCACCGCGGGCGGCGGCACGGGAAAGTGCCCGTGCGCCATGTCCACCCAGCCGCGCCCCAGCGTGACGGGCCGCGTGTAGAAGCGCTCCACGCCCAGCTCCGCCGCGCCCGCCACCGAGCACAGGATGTCGACGATGGCGTCCAGCGCGCCCACCTCGTGGAAGTGGACGCGCTCGCGGGTGCTGCCGTGAACGCCGGCCTCGGCGTCAGCAAGAAGCGTGAACGCATGGACCGACCGTTCCTTCACGTGCGCCGGTGCTCCCGTGCCCTCGATGATCTTGACCACGTGGTGCAGGTGGCGGTGCGCGTGCTCGTGCGGGAGCTCCAGCAGCAGCCGGGTGCACGCGATGCCCTTGCGGTCCACGCGCTCCCTGCCGACGCGGATGTCGCCCAGCTCCAGGCCCGCCACGAAGTCCTGCAGCCACTCGAGGGGAAGCCCCACGTCGAGCAGCGCGGCGACGGTCATGTCGCCGCTGATCCCGCTGAACGGGTCGAAGATCAGGCCGCGCAATTCATCCTCTGGAGCGGGTTGGAAGAGCGATCCAAAGTAGATTCCGCCGCCCCGCCCGTCAAACGCCCATCTACCTCGTTGCAGCGTAAGGAGTTCCGCCGCCCTCCACCGCTCCGATCCGTCCCACGCGTCGCTCCGCGGGCCTTGATTCGGCCTCATCACGGCCGAAAACCGTCCAGCGTGGATCTCGATTAGAGCATGCAGGGGGTGCGGCGGGAGATGCGGGAAGACGGATGGCCGGCAGATGCGCGGCGCCTACGCGTCTCCCGAGCGGAAGTGCTCTTCCCAGCTCAGCACGTCGCCCTCCGGCAGGGCGGTGAGGCCGTGGCGGCGCAGCATGTAGAAGACCTGCGCGCGGTGGTGCATGCCGTGAGTGACCACGTGGGCGAGGACGCCGCCCAGCGTGACCTCGGTGCGCTTGCCGGTGCGCGGGTCCGTCCACGGCTCGTCGGCCCGCCCCTCGTCCCGGATGCGGCGGGCGGTGGACGCGAGCGCGGTCTCCGCGGCGGCGAGGCGGGCGGAGAGGCAGTCGAGCGACAGGGCGTCGTCGCCGGCCGGGCGCTCGCGGAGCGGCTGGCCTTCCAGCGCGTCGCGCCACGCCTCCATGTTCCAGATCACGTGGTCCAGCGTGGGCCGCACGCCGCCGGGGCCGATACCGAGATTCTCCTCCAGCTCATCGGCGGAAAGCTCGCGGGCGCGGTCCAGCACCTGGCGCGTGGTCCACGCGTCGTGCGCCAGCAGACGGTCGAGGACGTCCATGCGGGATTCGTTTCGTTGGGGAGGATGCGCGGCAGTGCATCAACGCGCGGAACGGCGCCGGTCTGACGGGAGATGCAGGGCGGTGATGCGAATCGGCCGGGATGCCGCGGCTCCGAAACACCGATGCCCATCTACCGAGGCACCTGACGGAGGCGGCGGATTCCGGTTGGATCAGCCGCCGTACATCTCCCGCAAAACGCAGCCGGGAGATGCGGATGCGGAGATTCCGTCGACCGCCTCACATCTCCCGAAACGCTGATGGGAGATGCGGATGCGGCGCCGGCTAGTGACGGAAGAGGCGGCGGCCGGTGAAGACCATCGCGGCGCCGTGCTCGTTGGCGGCTGCGATCGTCTCCTCGTCGCGCACGGAGCCGCCGGGCTGGATGATGGCGCGGATGCCCGCCTCCGCCGCGGCGTCCACACCGTCGCGGAACGGGAAGAACGCGTCCGATGCGAGCGCCGCACCGGCGAGGTCGAAGCCGTTGTCGCGCGCCTTCATCACCGCGATCCGCGACGAGTCCACGCGGCTCATCTGCCCCGCGCCGATGCCGAGCGCCATGCCCTCGCGGGCGATGAGGATCGCATTGGACTTCACCGTCGCCACGGCGCGCCACGCGAACCGCAGATCCGCCCACTCCGCCTCCGTCGGCGCTCGGTCCGTGACGACGCGCCAGCCGTCTTCCGGGAAGCGCATCGCCAGGCGGCGCTGGGCGACGAAGCCGCCGCGGACGCGCTTCCAGTCCACCTCGTCCGCCGGCGCGGCGCCCACCGGAAGCTCGATTAGGCGAAGGTTCTTCTTCTCGGAAAGCAGCGCCAGCGCGCGTTCGCTGAACGACGGCGCCACGATGGCCTCCACGAAGTTGGGCCGCAGCAGCACCGCCGCCTGCTCGCTCACCGGCGCGCTGAACGCGATCACCGAGCCGAACGCGCTGGTGGGGTCCGTCATCAGAGCCTTCCGGTACGCCTCCGCCACGTCGCCGCCCACGGCGATGCCGCACGGCGTGGTGTGCTTGATGATCGCGCACGCCGCCAACTCCTCGCCCGCCCACGCCGATATGGCGAGCACCGCCGCATCCACATCGATCAAGTTGTTGAACGACAGCTCCTTGCCGTGCAGCTGGCGCATCTGCGGAAGCCCGCCTTCCCCACCCCGCTCCGCGTAGAATGCCGCCGGCTGGTCAGGATTTTCGCCGTATCGAAGATCCTGCACCTTCGTGAGCGACAGCCTCACGTCCGCCGGGAAGCCCGCATCCGCCGAAGGCTTCGCATCTCCCACAGCCACAGCGCTTTCGGCAGCGGAAGACAGGTATTCGGCGATGGCGCCGTCGTAGGCGGAGGTGTGCGCGAAGACCTTGGTCGCCAGCTCGCGGCGCACTGCGAGACCCGCATCTCCCGGCGCGTCCAGCGATTCGAGCACGCGCGCGTAGTCCGCGGGATCGACCACGACCCACACGCTCTCGTGGTTCTTCGCGGCCGACCGCAGCATGGACGGCCCGCCGATGTCGATGTTCTCGATCGCATCCGCCAGCGTGACGCCCGGCCGCGCGATGGTCTCGCGGAACGGGTAGAGGTTCACCGCGACGAGGTCGATGTTCTCGTAGCCCTGCTCGGCCATCTGCGCGGCGTCTTCCGCGTGACCGCGTCTGCCGAGGAGGCCCGCGTGCACGGCGGGATGCAGCGTCTTCACGCGGCCGTCCATCATCTCCGGATGGCCGGTGACCTCGCTCACCTCGGTGACGGGCAGTCCTGCGTCGCGCAGCCCGCGCGCCGTGCCGCCGGTGGAGAGCAGCGTCCACCCACGCTCGTGCAGCGCGCGCGCGAAGTCCAGCAGGCCAGTCTTGTCG
This genomic interval from Longimicrobiaceae bacterium contains the following:
- the larC gene encoding nickel pincer cofactor biosynthesis protein LarC, whose protein sequence is MRGLIFDPFSGISGDMTVAALLDVGLPLEWLQDFVAGLELGDIRVGRERVDRKGIACTRLLLELPHEHAHRHLHHVVKIIEGTGAPAHVKERSVHAFTLLADAEAGVHGSTRERVHFHEVGALDAIVDILCSVAGAAELGVERFYTRPVTLGRGWVDMAHGHFPVPPPAVLKLLGGVPVRDPGFEGECTTPTGAALIQALTGGAEPPAVFTPLADGFGAGTRDPQDRPNCLRVIVIEDGEGQGEAMVVVQCDVDDLSPEYVPPLVDAVLAAGAADCTATPLLMKKGRPGVRVEAVTAPAKLEAVRAAMFQAGSSIGVRFWNVRRETLPRRTETVTWRGEEVRVKRSALPGGGERAKPEFEDVARAAARLGITPLAAYRAMLADGVAAEG
- a CDS encoding DinB family protein, with amino-acid sequence MDVLDRLLAHDAWTTRQVLDRARELSADELEENLGIGPGGVRPTLDHVIWNMEAWRDALEGQPLRERPAGDDALSLDCLSARLAAAETALASTARRIRDEGRADEPWTDPRTGKRTEVTLGGVLAHVVTHGMHHRAQVFYMLRRHGLTALPEGDVLSWEEHFRSGDA
- the purH gene encoding bifunctional phosphoribosylaminoimidazolecarboxamide formyltransferase/IMP cyclohydrolase, yielding MPRALLSVSDKTGLLDFARALHERGWTLLSTGGTARGLRDAGLPVTEVSEVTGHPEMMDGRVKTLHPAVHAGLLGRRGHAEDAAQMAEQGYENIDLVAVNLYPFRETIARPGVTLADAIENIDIGGPSMLRSAAKNHESVWVVVDPADYARVLESLDAPGDAGLAVRRELATKVFAHTSAYDGAIAEYLSSAAESAVAVGDAKPSADAGFPADVRLSLTKVQDLRYGENPDQPAAFYAERGGEGGLPQMRQLHGKELSFNNLIDVDAAVLAISAWAGEELAACAIIKHTTPCGIAVGGDVAEAYRKALMTDPTSAFGSVIAFSAPVSEQAAVLLRPNFVEAIVAPSFSERALALLSEKKNLRLIELPVGAAPADEVDWKRVRGGFVAQRRLAMRFPEDGWRVVTDRAPTEAEWADLRFAWRAVATVKSNAILIAREGMALGIGAGQMSRVDSSRIAVMKARDNGFDLAGAALASDAFFPFRDGVDAAAEAGIRAIIQPGGSVRDEETIAAANEHGAAMVFTGRRLFRH